The DNA window CGCGTAACCTACTTCAAATCAGAAGTTTAGGATGGTAAAGGAAATATTTGGAGGGGGTCGCAAAAATCTGTGACCGTCTTTGCGGGCCAAGGTGCAATTACTTATGGCGGTAGGTAATGCGGCCTTTGGTGAGATCGTAGGGCGAGAGTTCGAGCGTAACCCGATCGCCAGCGAGGACACGAATCCGGTTCTGACGGAGCTTGCCGGCCAGATGCGCAAGCACCATGCGTTCCTGGTCCAGCTGCACGCTAAATTTGCCATCAGGCAGCTTTTCAATCACCACACCGGTGACTTCAATTGAATCTTCCTTACTCATCAGTCTCCTTAAGCTAGATTGCGCCACAAGGGCGCGAACGGAATTTACCATCCTGAGTATAACCTAGCCCTGCGTACGGTACACTCCGAATGGCGACTGGAATGGGTGTAATCAACGGTGCAAAGGCTTACCCGGTAGACGGGTTGAATGTAGTGATCACAGGCGCAGGGCGCGGGATCGGCAAACGTTTGGCGATTGGATTTGCCGCCCGGGGAGCACGAGTGGGACTCGTAGCTCGCACGGGTACGGAGCTCGATCTGACCGACCTCGAGATCAAACATGCAGGCGGCATCAGCCACAAACTGGCTGCTGACGTGCGGGATTTTGAACGGGTGAGCGGCGTGCTCGACCTGATGCGGCATCGCAATGGGCCGATCCAGGTGCTGATTTGCGCTGCGGGCATCCAGGGTCCGATCGGCCCGTTTCATAAGACCATCGGCAAGCTTTGGCTGGAGACGATTGATACGAACCTGATGGGTGTCGTCAATTCGTGCCGGGCCGTGATCCCCAGAATGATTGAGAACCGGCGCGGCAAGATTATCGTGCTAGCCGGTGGAGGAGCAGCAGCGCCACGACCCAACTTTACGGCGTACGCAACGTCGAAGGCGGCAGTGGTGCGCTTTTGCGAGTCGCTGGCAGAGGAGTTGCGGGAGCATAACATCCAGGTGAATTGCTTTTCACCGGGCGGATCTTATACCTCGATGACCGACGAGATTCTGTCAGCGCGGAATACGGCCGGTTGGAAGGAAATTGAGGCCGCCGAAAAGATCCAGCATAGCGGCGGCGTGAAGCCGGAGAAGCAGATCGATCTGGCGTGCTTTCTGGCCTCCGAGGTTTCGAATCATATTTCCGGAAAGTTTCTGCATGTCGATGACGACTGGAAACGCCTGGTCGAGACGCAGGTGACGCCGGATCTGTACACGCTGCGGCGCCTAAAAAAAGCGTAGGAGTTGCATCGGATCGGGGGGTTGTCGCATCCAGCTATCCGATGACCTATGACTTGCAGCAGTCGCTCGCGTTGTTGACGCGCTTTCCTCGTTCGCTTCAGAATTTGCTCTCGGGCTTGCCTGAAGGTTTGCTGCTGGGGAATGAGGGCGAGGGAACGTGGACGCCGAGGCAGATTCTGGCGCACTTGATCCATTGTGAGAAGACGGATTGGATGCCACGGGTGAAGTTTGTGCTGGAGTTTGGGGAGTCGCAGACGATGCGGCCGGTGGAGCGGCTTGGGGAGCCGAATGGGGCCTCGATCGAGGAGTTGCTGGAGGAGTTTGTGCGGGCGCGGGCAGCGAGTCTCGAAGAATTTGAAAGTCTGGGGCCGTTGGATTTAGAACGCCGTGGGGTGCATCCGGCGTTTGGTTCCGTGACGCTGGGACAGTTGATCGCGACCTGGGCCGTGCATGATCTAACGCATTTGCATCAGTTGTCGCGGGTGATCGCGGTGCAGCATCGGGAGGCGGTGGGGCCGTGGGCGCAGTATCTGGGAGTGTTGCATTGTTTGGGGCGGAGCTAGCCCACTTTCAGCTCATTCGGCTCGTGCGTGATGGTGCTTCGGTGGGGGTTGCAAGCGTTCTGCTTTTCGGCTTCTT is part of the Bryobacter aggregatus MPL3 genome and encodes:
- the infA gene encoding translation initiation factor IF-1, translating into MSKEDSIEVTGVVIEKLPDGKFSVQLDQERMVLAHLAGKLRQNRIRVLAGDRVTLELSPYDLTKGRITYRHK
- a CDS encoding SDR family NAD(P)-dependent oxidoreductase gives rise to the protein MGVINGAKAYPVDGLNVVITGAGRGIGKRLAIGFAARGARVGLVARTGTELDLTDLEIKHAGGISHKLAADVRDFERVSGVLDLMRHRNGPIQVLICAAGIQGPIGPFHKTIGKLWLETIDTNLMGVVNSCRAVIPRMIENRRGKIIVLAGGGAAAPRPNFTAYATSKAAVVRFCESLAEELREHNIQVNCFSPGGSYTSMTDEILSARNTAGWKEIEAAEKIQHSGGVKPEKQIDLACFLASEVSNHISGKFLHVDDDWKRLVETQVTPDLYTLRRLKKA
- a CDS encoding DinB family protein, with translation MTYDLQQSLALLTRFPRSLQNLLSGLPEGLLLGNEGEGTWTPRQILAHLIHCEKTDWMPRVKFVLEFGESQTMRPVERLGEPNGASIEELLEEFVRARAASLEEFESLGPLDLERRGVHPAFGSVTLGQLIATWAVHDLTHLHQLSRVIAVQHREAVGPWAQYLGVLHCLGRS